In a genomic window of Jaculus jaculus isolate mJacJac1 chromosome 8, mJacJac1.mat.Y.cur, whole genome shotgun sequence:
- the Rassf2 gene encoding ras association domain-containing protein 2 — MEYSHQTSLVPCGQDKYISKNELLLHLKTYNLYYEGQNLQLRHREEEEELIVEGLLNISWGLRRPIRLQMQDDHERLRPPPSSSSWHSGCNLGTPGTILKPLTIPSVQVSEVDGPPENKQAPSPTDSRGLKPVQEDTPQLMRTRSDVGVRRRGNVRTSSDQRRIRRHRFSINGHFYNHKTSVFTPAYGSVTNVRINSTMTTPQVLKLLLNKFKIENSAEEFALYVVHTSGEKQKLKTTDYPLIARILQGPCEQVSKVFLMEKDQVEEVTYDVAQYIKFEMPVLKSFIQKLQEEEDREVKKLMRKYTVLRLMIRQRLEEIADTPATI, encoded by the exons atggaatACAGTCACCAAACTTCCCTAGTCCCATGTGGGCAAGATAAATACATTTCCAA GAACGAACTTCTCCTCCATCTGAAGACCTACAACCTATACTATGAAGGCCAGAACCTGCAACTCCGACATCGAGAG GAAGAAGAAGAGCTCATCGTGGAGGGGCTGCTGAACATCTCGTGGGGGCTGCGCCGGCCCATCCGTCTGCAGATGCAGGATGACCACGAACGCCTCCGCCCCCCGCCGTCCTCATCCTCGTGGCACTCTGGCTGCAACCTGGGCACTCCGGg GACCATCCTGAAGCCCCTCACCATCCCCAGTGTTCAGGTCTCAGAAGTGGATGGACCTCCCGAGAACAAGCAGGCGCCCAGCCCCACAG ACTCTAGGGGCCTGAAACCCGTGCAGGAGGACACCCCCCAGCTGATGCGCACTCGCAGTGATGTTGGGGTACGTCGCCGTGGCAATGTGAGGACATCCAGTGACCAGAGGCGAATCAGGCGCCATCGTTTCTCCATCAATGGCCATTTCTACAACCACAAG ACGTCAGTGTTCACGCCAGCCTATGGCTCTGTCACCAATGTCCGCATCAACAGCACCATGACTACCCCACAagtcctgaagctgctgctcaaCAAGTTCAAG ATTGAGAATTCAGCAGAGGAGTTTGCTTTGTACGTGGTCCATACCAGTGGGG agaaacagaagttGAAGACCACCGATTACCCCCTGATTGCCCgcattctccagggcccatgtgagCAGGTCTCCAAAGTGTTCCTGATGGAGAAGGACCAGGTCGAGGAAGTCACCTATGAT GTAGCCCAGTACATCAAGTTTGAGATGCCCGTCCTTAAAAGCTTTATTCAGAAGCTCCAGGAGGAGGAAGACCGGGAAGTAAAGAAGCTAATGCGCAA GTACACAGTTCTTCGGCTAATGATTCGTCAAAGGCTGGAAGAGATAGCTGACACCCCCGCTACTATCTGA